A single window of Usitatibacter rugosus DNA harbors:
- a CDS encoding MFS transporter encodes MEKNYRWVIVAAGALMGCVAIGAMFSLAIFLEPISRDTGWSRAAISSAMSLNFITLGLGAFAWGWASDRYGARVVVTIGAVLLGLALVLASRTTSLVGFQVTYGVLVGLSASAFLAPMIATVMGWFTTQRALAVSLVSAGMGAAPMTVSPIAQWLVTDYGWRPAMLMIGIGAWLVTLPCTLLVRRPPAAEEPAEAGSPPSRGRQGERGSQGELWQALSSPQFIVLGLTFFACCAAHAGPIFHMVSYAMVCGIGPMAAVSIYSVEGLAGLGGRVLFGVAADKLGTKRVLIFGLLVQALAIGSYVHVRELKEFYSLAIVFGAAYGGVMPLYSVLARDYFRQEVMGSVLGAAMMVSSIGMAAGPLIGGWVYDHYNTYTWMFLGSAAVGLGAVAMAFAFPKPGRAAV; translated from the coding sequence ATGGAAAAGAACTACCGCTGGGTCATCGTCGCCGCCGGCGCCTTGATGGGCTGCGTGGCCATCGGGGCGATGTTCTCGCTGGCGATCTTCCTGGAGCCGATCTCGAGGGATACGGGCTGGTCGCGGGCCGCCATCTCGAGCGCGATGAGCCTCAACTTCATCACCCTCGGCCTGGGCGCCTTCGCATGGGGCTGGGCCAGCGACCGGTACGGGGCCCGCGTCGTGGTGACGATCGGCGCGGTGCTGCTCGGCTTGGCGCTCGTGCTCGCCAGCCGGACGACGAGCCTCGTGGGCTTCCAGGTCACCTACGGCGTGCTGGTGGGCCTCTCCGCGAGCGCGTTCCTGGCCCCCATGATCGCGACGGTGATGGGCTGGTTCACGACGCAGCGGGCGCTCGCCGTGTCGCTCGTCTCCGCGGGCATGGGCGCGGCGCCGATGACGGTGTCGCCGATCGCGCAGTGGCTGGTCACGGACTACGGCTGGCGGCCGGCGATGTTGATGATCGGCATCGGGGCATGGCTCGTGACGTTGCCTTGCACGCTGCTGGTTCGGCGGCCGCCTGCGGCCGAAGAGCCGGCGGAGGCTGGGTCCCCGCCTTCGCGGGGACGACAGGGCGAGCGGGGATCGCAAGGGGAGCTGTGGCAAGCGCTGAGCTCGCCGCAGTTCATCGTGCTCGGCCTCACGTTCTTCGCGTGCTGCGCGGCGCACGCCGGACCGATCTTCCACATGGTGAGCTACGCGATGGTGTGCGGAATCGGCCCGATGGCCGCCGTGAGCATCTACAGCGTGGAAGGGCTCGCGGGTCTCGGCGGCCGCGTGCTCTTCGGCGTGGCGGCGGACAAGCTGGGCACGAAACGCGTGCTCATCTTTGGCCTGCTCGTCCAGGCCCTCGCGATCGGCAGCTACGTCCATGTCCGCGAGCTGAAGGAGTTCTACTCGCTCGCGATCGTGTTCGGCGCCGCGTACGGCGGCGTGATGCCGCTCTACTCCGTGCTTGCGCGCGACTACTTCCGGCAGGAGGTCATGGGCTCCGTGCTCGGCGCCGCGATGATGGTCTCCAGCATCGGCATGGCCGCGGGCCCGCTCATCGGCGGCTGGGTCTACGACCACTACAACACCTACACCTGGATGTTCCTCGGCTCCGCGGCCGTGGGACTCGGCGCGGTGGCGATGGCCTTCGCATTCCCGAAGCCGGGTCGCGCCGCCGTGTGA
- a CDS encoding glycosyltransferase family 4 protein, whose protein sequence is MRILIATDAWAPQINGVVVTLVNIIARLRKHGHEVHVISPEGFFTLPMPTYPEIPLAVMPGRGVSRQIREFDPDTIHIATEGPIGAAARRYCLRRGLAFTSAYHTCFPEYVQPRFGVPLAWGYAFMRRFHAPSSAVMVATPAMRRSLEEHGFERIVDYKLGTDLELFHPTNERFTDLPRPVFTYVGRVALEKNLPAFLELDLPGSKLVVGDGPARKKLEREFPNARFVGFRHGVELASYYQRSDAFVFPSLTDTFGLVMLEALACGVPVAAFPVRGPIDVVKDARVGVLDQDLRRAALAALELDRAGCRRYAEAFPWEETTRQFLAHMAPARLAQRDPLGAEAR, encoded by the coding sequence ATGCGAATCCTGATCGCAACCGATGCGTGGGCGCCGCAGATCAACGGCGTGGTGGTCACACTGGTGAACATCATCGCGCGCCTGCGGAAGCACGGGCACGAGGTGCACGTGATCTCGCCCGAAGGCTTCTTCACGCTGCCGATGCCGACGTATCCGGAGATCCCGCTCGCGGTGATGCCGGGGCGCGGCGTGTCGCGGCAGATTCGCGAGTTCGATCCGGACACGATCCACATCGCGACCGAGGGACCGATCGGCGCCGCGGCTCGCCGTTACTGCCTGCGCCGCGGGCTCGCTTTCACGTCCGCGTACCACACGTGTTTCCCGGAGTACGTGCAGCCGCGCTTCGGCGTGCCGCTCGCGTGGGGCTACGCGTTCATGCGCCGCTTCCACGCGCCCTCATCGGCGGTGATGGTTGCGACACCGGCGATGCGCCGCTCGCTCGAGGAGCACGGGTTCGAGCGCATCGTCGACTACAAGCTGGGCACGGACCTCGAGCTCTTCCATCCGACGAACGAGCGCTTCACCGACCTGCCCCGGCCGGTCTTCACCTACGTGGGCCGTGTCGCCCTCGAGAAGAACCTGCCCGCGTTCCTGGAGCTCGACCTGCCGGGCAGCAAGCTCGTCGTGGGCGATGGTCCCGCGCGGAAGAAGCTGGAGCGTGAGTTCCCCAACGCCCGCTTCGTAGGCTTCAGGCACGGCGTGGAGCTGGCGAGCTACTACCAGCGCTCGGACGCCTTCGTGTTCCCGAGCCTCACCGACACCTTCGGTCTCGTGATGCTCGAAGCGCTGGCGTGCGGAGTCCCTGTGGCTGCGTTCCCGGTGCGCGGGCCGATCGACGTCGTGAAGGACGCGCGCGTCGGCGTCCTTGATCAGGACCTTCGCCGTGCGGCCCTCGCGGCGCTGGAGCTGGACCGCGCCGGCTGCCGCCGCTACGCGGAAGCCTTCCCGTGGGAGGAGACCACGCGGCAATTCCTGGCGCACATGGCGCCCGCACGGCTCGCGCAGCGCGATCCCTTGGGCGCCGAAGCCCGATAG
- a CDS encoding NADPH-dependent FMN reductase → MDKKTKVAVIVGSLRKGSYSRMVAKAVSGMNARLDCEIAEIGQLQHFNQDLEQTPSAEWKAFKERIQGSDAVLFVTPEYNRSIPGVLKNAIDVASRPYGQSAWAKKPAAVLGVTPGALGAFGAANHLRQSLAFLDMPTLQQPEAYLSGVAKFFDEGGKLTNADTEAFLRKFMDAFAAWIDTTRAKTS, encoded by the coding sequence ATGGACAAGAAAACCAAGGTGGCAGTGATCGTGGGCAGCCTGCGCAAAGGCTCGTACAGCCGGATGGTCGCCAAGGCGGTGAGCGGGATGAATGCGCGGCTCGACTGCGAGATCGCCGAGATCGGACAGCTCCAGCACTTCAACCAGGACCTGGAGCAGACGCCCTCGGCGGAATGGAAGGCGTTCAAGGAGCGCATCCAGGGCAGCGATGCCGTTCTGTTCGTGACGCCCGAATACAACCGCTCCATTCCCGGCGTGCTGAAGAACGCGATCGACGTCGCCTCGCGTCCCTATGGGCAGAGCGCCTGGGCGAAGAAGCCCGCCGCCGTCCTGGGCGTGACGCCCGGCGCACTTGGTGCCTTCGGCGCGGCCAACCACCTGCGGCAAAGCCTCGCGTTCCTCGACATGCCGACGCTGCAACAGCCGGAGGCTTACCTGAGCGGCGTCGCGAAGTTCTTCGACGAGGGCGGCAAGCTCACGAATGCCGATACGGAGGCGTTCCTGCGCAAGTTCATGGACGCGTTCGCGGCGTGGATCGACACGACTCGCGCAAAAACATCCTGA